The stretch of DNA AAATATCAATGGGTTAGATTGCCACCTGCGGCCGTCCTGGCGCTGGCATCGGCATTGCTCCACAGCCACGGCAGGAGGTGAGACTCACATGAGACATCAGAAAGGTTTCACGTTGATCGAGCTGTTGATCGTCGTGGCCATCATCGGGATCATCGCGGCCATCGCGATCCCGAACCTGCTGAACGCGATCGATCGCGGCAAGCAGAAGC from Candidatus Polarisedimenticolia bacterium encodes:
- a CDS encoding prepilin-type N-terminal cleavage/methylation domain-containing protein, with translation MRHQKGFTLIELLIVVAIIGIIAAIAIPNLLNAIDRGKQK